The following coding sequences lie in one Vitis vinifera cultivar Pinot Noir 40024 chromosome 19, ASM3070453v1 genomic window:
- the LOC100257297 gene encoding uncharacterized protein At5g23160, producing the protein MESLHHRGRSNRFLLCFRPLPMAGSLKPDQSQHHSTDQVLAYIAVSDKDHRGVVVPAIISTLPDDNYKASGREFNTTRRNKRGFTRHFSRVLKAVLFDTSLVKRIRSRKSRKCSFRSVNSAKNENFSNLVRDNLSEREPLEFQYGTDDRRTKSTSHTPRRSASADHLSSASMRPNCSLSLTSKPSALPRKSAPSLKSASVRHNTAELTQKRASYTCLCLILVSLFALVFWGKICAIFCASTWLFLVPHYNRGIWLPDHYEAPDHCEAPDHCESPDLRVAGALRVAGC; encoded by the exons ATGGAGTCTCTTCACCACCGCGGCCGAAGCAACAGGTTCCTGCTATGTTTCAGACCGCTCCCCATGGCCGGTTCTCTCAAGCCCGACCAATCTCAGCACCATTCCACTGATCAGGTTCTGGCTTATATAGCCGTCAGCGATAAGGACCACCGCGGCGTCGTTGTTCCGGCCATCATCTCAACCTTGCCCGATGACAATTACAAGGCCTCCGGCCGAGAGTTCAACACTACTCGCCGGAATAAACGAGGCTTCACTCGTCACTTTTCTAGGGTTCTCAAGGCCGTTTTGTTCGATACATCGCTG GTGAAGAGGATCCGAAGCCGGAAATCACGAAAATGCTCATTCCGGTCAGTTAACTCTGCAAAAAACGAGAATTTTTCTAACCTCGTTCGCGATAATTTGTCGGAGCGAGAACCGTTGGAATTTCAGTACGGAACCGATGATCGGAGAACGAAGTCCACCTCGCATACACCTCGGCGTTCCGCAAGTGCGGACCATCTGTCCTCAGCATCAATGCGCCCGAACTGTTCCTTGTCTCTAACATCAAAGCCGAGCGCTTTGCCTCGGAAAAGCGCTCCGTCTCTGAAGAGTGCGTCGGTTCGACATAACACGGCCGAGTTGACTCAAAAACGCGCTTCGTACACTTGTTTGTGTTTGATTCTAGTGAGTCTCTTCGCTTTGGTATTTTGGGGTAAGATTTGCGCTATCTTCTGTGCGTCAACGTGGCTGTTCTTGGTACCGCATTATAATCGCGGAATCTGGTTGCCGGATCACTACGAGGCCCCGGATCACTGCGAGGCCCCGGATCACTGCGAGTCGCCGGATCTGCGAGTTGCCGGAGCACTACGAGTCGCCGGATGTTGA
- the LOC100241770 gene encoding tRNA (guanine(37)-N1)-methyltransferase 1 encodes MVTKLFLRPHSLSFTLLSGIHLFPKTSLSKPITLCLLSTTATTPILTLTQTLDPNLSYGPSLHKGTKPLNHQNHQLIAATPGEEECVFDKEAFTRVFNLTAIRVPSKDCFALENRLRGHLLNWPRIRNVARVPGDEVEDGLVKLLGEKRNSSDGSESEGDFDSLNRRIYGKAEGDGEILSPVLYRDTLAKTFDSQGFANFRNLAKLSRPKKKKRRKEEERSEGKKRTGKNEFAMVEVVEDGEEGEDLRGLLGEEFKRKRWRGSTRLLLLDERYADKGVEELPEAIKAVLKEDTGQSMTSTFELVKCKLTLFYNYWQMNEILEALLPEGMIVPSAFEMVGHIAHLNLRDEHLPYKKLIAKVVLDKNKPKIQTVVNKTDAIHNDYRTMQLEVLAGNRSLVTTVIENGMRFQVDLATVYWNSRLATERQRLLNCFTRNDVVCDVFSGVGPIAISAAKKVKRVYANDLNPYAIEYLESNSVLNKLERKIKVFNMDGRRFINAMFTSDKAESITQVVMNLPNDAAEFLDAFRGIFRKKSRDKQLKLPMIHVYGFSKAQDPEFDFHQRIRIALSEVAVDVEMHRVRLVAPGKWMLRASFILPKSVVFAKAVLYM; translated from the exons ATGGTCACCAAGCTCTTCCTCAGACCTCACTCTCTCTCCTTCACACTTCTCTCTGGAATCCACTTGTTCCCGAAGACCTCTCTCTCTAAACCTATTACTCTCTGTCTCCTCTCCACCACCGCAACCACCCCAATCCTGACCTTAACCCAGACACTAGACCCGAACCTCTCCTATGGGCCGTCTCTCCACAAAGGCACAAAACCATTAAATCACCAAAATCACCAATTAATTGCAGCAACTCCAGGAGAAGAAGAGTGTGTTTTTGATAAAGAAGCCTTCACTAGGGTTTTCAACCTTACAGCCATTAGAGTACCTTCAAAGGACTGTTTCGCCCTCGAAAACCGCCTCCGAGGGCACCTTCTGAACTGGCCTCGAATCCGGAACGTTGCTAGAGTTCCAGGGGATGAGGTGGAAGATGGGCTGGTGAAATTGTTGGGAGAGAAAAGGAATAGTAGTGACGGGAGTGAGAGTGAAGGGGATTTTGATTCACTGAATAGGAGAATTTACGGGAAAGCGGAAGGAGATGGCGAAATCTTGAGTCCAGTTTTGTACAGGGATACGCTTGCCAAGACATTTGATTCCCAGGGTTTTGCGAATTTTAGGAATCTTGCAAAGTTGTCTAggccaaagaagaagaagaggaggaaggaggaGGAGAGGAGTGAGGGGAAGAAACGCACTGGGAAGAATGAGTTTGCAATGGTGGAAGTGGTTGAAGACGGGGAGGAGGGGGAAGATTTGAGAGGGTTGCTGGGGGAGGAATTTAAAAGGAAGAGGTGGAGAGGCTCAACAAGGTTGTTGCTTCTGGATGAGCGGTATGCGGATAAAGGCGTGGAAGAGTTGCCCGAGGCAATTAAG GCAGTGTTAAAAGAAGATACTGGCCAAAGCATGACATCAACTTTTGAGCTTGTGAAATGCAAGCTGACCTTGTTTTATAATTACTGGCAGATGAATGAG ATCTTAGAGGCCTTGCTGCCTGAAGGTATGATTGTTCCTTCAGCCTTTGAAATGGTTGGGCATATTGCACACCTGAACCTCAGAGATGAGCATCTACCATACAAGAAGCTCATTGCAAAG GTAGTTTTGGATAAAAACAAGCCAAAGATACAAACAGTTGTCAATAAGACTGATGCCATCCACAATGACTACAGAACAATGCAGCTTGAGGTTTTGGCTGGAAACCGTTCCCTTGTGACTACAGTAATTGAGAATGGAATGCGTTTTCAGGTTGATTTAGCAACAGT GTATTGGAATTCAAGGCTTGCAACTGAAAGACAAAGGCTCCTGAACTGCTTTACGCGCAATGATGTTGTTT GTGACGTCTTCTCTGGGGTTGGCCCAATAGCTATCTCAGCAGCAAAGAAAGTAAAGCGTGTGTATGCTAATGACTTAAACCCTTATGCAATTGAATACCTGGAAAGCAATAGTGTTCTCAACAAACTTGAGAGGAAGATCAAG GTATTTAACATGGATGGAAGGAGGTTCATCAATGCCATGTTTACTAGTGATAAGGCTGAGTCTATCACACAAGTTGTTATGAATTTGCCTAATGATGCTGCCGAGTTTCTAG ATGCCTTCAGGGGAATATTCAGAAAGAAGTCCAGGGATAAACAACTGAAATTACCAATGATCCATGTTTATGGGTTCTCTAAAGCTCAAGATCCAGAATTTGATTTCCATCAG CGGATAAGAATTGCGCTTTCAGAGGTTGCAGTTGATGTAGAAATGCACAGGGTTCGACTGGTTGCACCAGGAAAATGGATGTTGCGGGCATCATTCATCCTCCCCAAGAGTGTGGTATTTGCAAAAGCAGTGTTATATATGTAA
- the LOC100262412 gene encoding protein SPOROCYTELESS → MATGTSIFLYKYQINSTFLSIQNPQEALATSLLLMASTEPTMPNRSSTSRARKTASAQKKQPQRGMGVAQLERLRVEEWKKMTGITHLQPMSLPGHFRYQIPYQFAEPPPAPASGPVQPGLGSPGWVPRFGGGGFHGFSGGGGFRVVDPYRNDGAVGALTEASRELSSMPKMDCVFDRCDVCFKKKRMNADNLGFSGGREKYAETPPINSFDFLGLDMANDENRDLSRRRSPMTATYACYNHSEDAEVVAVHRKGNSVNGRIFMEYEFFPGKGEASTSVVGGGGEASLAIPTAEAATTTSSRNASNVVDLSLKLSY, encoded by the exons ATGGCAACTGGGACCTCTATCTTCCTGTATAAATACCAAATCAACTCTACTTTTCTCTCTATACAAAACCCACAGGAAGCACTGGCCACTTCATTACTTCTCATGGCTTCTACAGAACCCACCATGCCCAACCGTTCTTCAACATCGCGGGCAAGAAAGACCGCTTCAGCGCAGAAGAAGCAGCCCCAGAGAGGAATGGGTGTGGCCCAGTTGGAGAGGTTGAGGGTAGAAGAGTGGAAGAAGATGACTGGGATCACCCATCTCCAACCAATGAGTCTTCCCGGTCATTTTCGGTATCAGATTCCCTACCAGTTTGCGGAGCCGCCTCCGGCGCCGGCCAGTGGTCCGGTGCAGCCGGGGTTGGGCTCGCCGGGGTGGGTTCCAAGGTTTGGGGGTGGTGGGTTTCATGGGTTTAGTGGCGGTGGTGGGTTCAGGGTGGTGGATCCGTACAGAAATGATGGAGCTGTGGGGGCTTTAACGGAGGCCTCGAGAGAGCTCTCTTCAATGCCAAAGATGGATTGTGTTTTTGATCGCTGTGATGTCTGCTTTAAG AAGAAGAGAATGAATGCTGACAATTTAGGGTTTAGTGGAGGAAGAGAGAAGTATGCAGAGACACCACCCATCAACAGCTTTGATTTTCTGGGATTGGACATGGCCAATGACGAGAACCGAGATTTAAGCCGTAGACGATCACCCATGACTGCTACTTACGCTTGTTACAACCACAGCGAG GATGCGGAGGTTGTTGCAGTTCATAGGAAGGGAAACTCTGTGAATGGAAGAATTTTTATGGAGTATGAGTTTTTTCCGGGGAAAGGAGAAGCTTCAACTTCAGTggttggtggtggtggtgaagCTTCTCTTGCAATACCAACTGCTGAAGCTGCTACTACCACTAGTAGTAGGAATGCTTCTAATGTTGTTGATTTGTCCCTCAAGCTTTCATATTAG